CCAATGCCGACACCTTTGAGGTGCTCAATGTGAAGCATCTGGTGAGTGAAGGCGAGAAGTGTCCCTATCATCTTGTTGTAGAAAAGCAAGTATGGGCGAGGGGATTCCTGCGCATCTACAATACCATCCCATCGGGCAGAACCCGTTATTTCTATTCCCATACGCCTTATACCCGTCGCAGGTTTTATAAGGCAAGGAGTGGCGAGATAGACATTCCTCCTTACATACAGGAACGCCTTCTCTCCATCTTCCGGGAGCATGGTGCTGATATGAGCATCGGCTTCGACCGTTATGAAGAGAAGGAGGTTCTGGTGGAGAAATAAGAATCCCATGGATGTTCTGTTCAAAGGCAGCCCTGATATAAATAAAAGTACACAAAAAAGTCCCCGATGCATCTCGCACCGAGGACTTCAAAATTTTACAATATTATCAAGGGTCTATATGCCACCTGTTATTGTGGCATATAGACCCTTGTCGTTTCCCGTTAGATGTGGGTGAATATATAATGTTTATAGCTGCTCTGATACTCTATTTCGTACTCTCCATAGGAGTGAAGCGGAGCGTGGGAAAAATGAAAGGGGAGTCAAGAAAAAGTATAAAATATTATAATTGTAAGAGCTGAGACTTTAATATTCAACAAAATGTTGTATATTTGCAAATTAGTAATTTTACCTGAAAGTTTATAATTAGTGGTTTTGCAGTTAGTAATTTCATAATCACTAAGATTTAATTTATAGATAGAATCAGGGAACAAGAAATTCGATAAATCAAAGGTTACAAACAATATGAATATAGCAGAATACATAAAACAGATAAACGAACAGTTCGGAACTGGGATTGCTCATGAGCATTCTTATCGCCCAATGCTTCAACAATTGTTAGGTGAAATGCTGCCAACTTTTGTTGTTACCAATGAACCGGCGAGGATAGAATGTGGCGCTCCAGATTTCATCATTTCTTCTTCAAAGACGAATACTCCTGTGTTTTATGTTGAGGCTAAAGATATAGATGACAGAGACTTGGATGGAAGAAAAGAGAACAAGGAGCAATTCACTCGCTATAAGAAAAGTCTCGACCATATCATTTTTACAGACTATCTTGATTTTCATCTCTACGAGAATGGCGAGTGGGTAAAGAACGTGCGTCTTGCAGAAGTTCAAGGTGACAATATTGTTTTGTGCAAAGAGAATTTGGAAGACTTTATTGCACTTGTCAATCATATTGCCTCTACGAAACCTTCTAAGATAACATCCGCAAAACGATTAGCCATACAAATGGCAGCTAAGGCACGTATTTTGGCTTCCACTATTAATAATGCTTTCTGCCTTGCAGAAGAAGACAGCAAATCTGCGGAAAAAAACAAACAGTTACAAGGGCAACTTGATGCCTTTCGTAAAGTACTGATTAACGACCTTACGCCTCAGGGCTTTGCCGATATCTATGCCCAGACAGTTGCATACGGAATGTTTGCGGCTCGATTGCATGATAATACTCCGGAT
This is a stretch of genomic DNA from Segatella hominis. It encodes these proteins:
- a CDS encoding DUF6078 family protein, which gives rise to MKNIPHCVVCPMASCTRSNTCARYAQYVKALANADTFEVLNVKHLVSEGEKCPYHLVVEKQVWARGFLRIYNTIPSGRTRYFYSHTPYTRRRFYKARSGEIDIPPYIQERLLSIFREHGADMSIGFDRYEEKEVLVEK